The following nucleotide sequence is from Streptomyces sp. NBC_01298.
CGCACACCCGGTCATCTCCCACAGGGGGCTGGGCGGCAGGCCGCCGCGCACCATGTCCCGCGGGGCGGACCGGCAGACCACCCCGGGCCGGCCCTGCTCCCGTCCGGCGGGACAGCTCCCCTCTCCCTTGCCCACGGCCGACACCACCGACGCACTCTCGTGGCGTACAGGAACGCGGCCGCAGGGGAGGGGCGCCGGTGTCACCAGCCCGCAGGAAGAGCGACAGTCCCAGCCCGGGCGGCATCCACGGGACGCAGCTCATGCTCTCGGCCGAGGTCGAAGACATCACGGCCATGCGCGAAGAACGCGATCTGGGAGCGTACATGCGAGTCCTGATCAGCCCCGCCCCCACCGAGCCCGCCCCCTTGCCCACCGACTTCCGCGACCCGTCCCACATCCCCGGTGCATGGCCCGCTCCACGGCCCCCGGGCCCGGGGCACGCACAGGCCCCGGGAGGGTCCGCCTACTGCGGTTGCCTGCAGTGCCAGGTCCTGGCGGAACACGTCGAGTCCGACGCATGCGCCTGCTCGTCCTGCGCGTACGAGAAGTCGCAGCAGTCGGCTGCCCGCCACGCGGTCTGAACTCCCGGCCCTACAGGACAGTCCTGGCCAGAGCGGCATTCCCGGGCCGTGGCTCCGGCAGCCCCTGAACCGCGTCAGCGGCCACCCAGCCGCCACCCACCCCCTGAACGGCGAGCCCATGCGCTGCCAGGCCCTCCAAGTGCTTGAGGACGGTGCGCTCGGTGAACCCGACCGCCTCGCAGAGCTCCCCCACGCCGCTCTCCCGCGTTCCTGCCGCCCGTAGCGCGCTCCACGTGCGCCGCGCAGGATGGCCGAGACCCCCGTCAGCCTTGCTCGCGAAAGCCGACCCGCCCGGCTCGGGCACCGGCACTGCGGCGGGCCTCCCCTGCGAGGGCAACACCAGACTGTCCCCAACCGACGCCGGGGCCGGCGCGGCCGCGACTGAAGGCGCCCCCTGGGCGGCCCGGTCCCTACCGGTCCTGCTCACCGGCCGAGGGGTACGGTTCACACGGCGGTGCCTGCGGCCCTTCTGATGTTTGCCCATGTCGGCTCCTCCAGCGACTCGCACCCGGCTCCTGATCTCAACGAGCCTGCCAGCCCGTGGAAGCGACATGGACGCAGACGGCCCGGAGAATCACTGACACGGCTCATCACGATGACCTGTCGACGCAGCCGTGCGGTGGCAGCGGTCAGCGGGACCCGGTCAGCTCGTACCGGTAGTCGAGGAGCGTCGCGGGCCCAGTACTGCTCAGGAGCACCACACCCGTGCCCTGGAACGTACTGACAACCACAGAGCGGGACGTCGCGTTGTACACCCGCTCATCAGTGCCGGGGGTGATCAAGAGGCTGGGATCGGTCACGCGGCTCTCCTGGGTGTGCGCCAGGGGCACGATAGCGATCACACCACTCCCGGTCCGCAGCGCGTAGATCTTGCCGCTGCCCGGGGGAACAGGCTGGAAGGAAACCCGTGCCTGCGGGCCCAGGTTGGAGCCGCGCTCGGCGTACTTCTTGAGGATGCTCTTCGCGCTCTCGTTCTCGTGGGAGAGCTGCGCTCCTTCCTTCGTCCCGCCCGTTGCGAAGAGGTCCTCGACCGCCGCGCCCGCCGTGCGCGGCGCCAACGGTCCGACCGCCGTGCCCGCGTCGGCCGTGAGGGCGAGCCCCTGCTTGGTCTCAATGGGCGGCATGGACTTCTCCGGGAAGTTCGCGGCGACCTTCTTCCATGTGTTCGCCGTGTCGGCGGACTTCTCGAAGACCAGCAGCTGGCGCGAGGTTCCTTCGGTGGTGGCCTCGGCTGCGAACCAGTTTCCCCCTTCGGGTATGTAGAAATTCCGCTCTGTGAAATAGAAGGGCTTCTTGTACTCCTGCTTTTCCTTCTCGCTCAGCGTCCCGTACTGCTCGTACTGCGCCTTGCTCCGTGCGTACAGCTGGCCGGCCTCCACGCTGGAGACCAGCTCCGCGTCCTGAGCTGCGTTCGCCCGGTTGTTGACGTCCTGGTAATTGTCGAGGATGGCGTTGGCCTCGGCCTCGGTCACCACGCCGACAGGAGCGGCCGGGGCGCTGGAGCTGGGAGGAGCCGGAGTCGGCTGCGCTCTGCCCGACGGCCCGCTGCAGGCGGAGGCCAGCGTCAGGCAGGCTGCGACCGCGGCGCCGACAGCCGCGCCTCGCGATGCGCCGTAGCGGCGCAGGTAAGTGTGGGTCATGGAGAGCTCATTCCTGTCGAAAGGCCGGTGCTGTCCAACCTGATGCAGGGTGGGCCCCCCGAACCGGCCCGGCACTCGGTCTGCCCGGCAGGCGGGACGGCGTCTGCTCCCCGGGTCCTCCCGGCGGGATCGGCCCGCGCGCGGGTGCCCTTTGCGCCCGGACGAACAGTCCCCGCTGCCCGCCAGGAGCGTAGGCGTCATCAAGTGGGCTGCCATATCCAGCGGAAATGGGAACACCTGACATTTCGCGCGCCGCCGGTGGCGGGAGGCGCGCGCTGAGATCAACCTGATTGCTGAATGCGGCCAACCTTCCTGATACTGAGTTCATCTGTACTTCAGGAAGGTGAGGGAGCCATTCGTGACAGACCAGGAAATACCCTTGCCTGGAACGACCTTGACCCACATGTGCGACATCGAGGTGGAGACCTACCGACGGGCGCTTCGAGGCGAGCTCCTCGAGGAAGACGAGCCCGGCCTCAGGAATCTTCTGGCCAGGGGGGTCCTGGTCGCCAACCCCTTCCACCACGGGATCTACGTACCGACGCCCCCGCACTACCTGGAGACCCAGCTCCACGCGAGCGTGCTCAGGACACTGAGCGCCGCAGTCGAGGAGTTCGCCCAGATCCCCGCCTTCGTGCGCGAGCTCGAAGCGGAACAGCAGAGGCACGGCCAGCCCTTCAGCCCGGCCGCATCCGTCCACCTGCGCAGCGTGGACGCGGTGAACGCTGAGACGATCCGCACCACGATGGGTGCCAGCCGCGAGATCCTCACCGCCCAGCCCGGATTCCGGTCGACGAAAGTCCTCAAAGGGGCTCTGAACCGGCACATGGAGCCCGCACGGCGCGGTGTGACGGTCCGTACGATTTACAGGGCCAGTGAGCGCAGCAACGCGAACCAGAGCCAGTGGGTTGCCGAGGTGACGGCTGCCGGCGCGGAGGTCCGGACCCTGGGCGAGAGCTTCCCCCGGCTGATCCTCGTCGACCGGGCGCACGCCTTCTTCGAAGCCTTCGACGAAGACGGCGTCCTGATCCCCAAGACCGCCTGGTACAGCCAGGACCGGGCAGTCTGCGAGGTACTGGCCTTGTATTTCTATACGGGATGGGAGCGGGCAGACCCGTGGCTGCCCGATGCGAAGGACGAGCCCGCCGGCAGCACCGGGGCGGAGCACAAGACCACGAAGCTCCAGCGGACAATCTTGCGCAGTGTCGTCGCCGGCCGCGGCTACGACCAGATTGGTAAGGATCTCGGGGTGAGCGAGCGGACAGTGAGCGTGCACCTCTCGAACCTCAGGACCGCTCTCGGCTTCAAAACGCTGCCCCAGCTGGCCCACTGGTGGGCGACGTCACCGGAACGACTGCTCTCGTAGACGGCACACGAGGGTGAACCGTCGCAGAGCGGCGACGCTCGCTGCCTCGCGCTTTCAAGATGCCCGAAGGCCGCTGTCGCAGCCGCCTGGCGGCATCGAGTACCACGTTCCTACGAGACCATCCGTACGACGTGGGGTGCCACTACATGTGCGACGTGATGGACCCTGCGCTCGTATGTCCATGCGGTCGGATTCAGCCGAGGGCCGCCGGCTCGGGGGTCGGCCGGGACTGAAAGCTCGAAGCGCGTGCAGACGGCACACCCGCGGACAGGACCGGGATCCGCTTCGTGTACGTCGATCCGGTGGTCGCACAGATTGACCAGGGCCACGAGCGTCATCGCCGCAGTGACGCCGGGCTGCTCCGGATCCTCCGCGTCTCCGGACACGGCCGCGAACCGCTCACGGGCCCGCTCGAACGACCCCTGTAAGACGGCGCCGAGCGAGCAGCACTGCCCCAGGGTTTCAGGTTGGTAGACGACCACGGCACGAATGTAGGCGGGGCCGCACGGCGGCCGCGGGCGAATCGTGGAACCGGCCCGAGCCGCTTTGGCCTCGCCGATCGTGACGATGGGAACTCGCACCGGAATCAGTGTCGGTGCGGGCGCTGTCCGTCTGGAAGGATGAGGAGGGCATCCGGCCCGCTCCCGTCCGTCCGACGGCTGCTCAGCAACCCCTATCACCATGCGGCAAGGACGATCAGCCGCGAGGCGCCGCTGCTTTGCCGGGGTTCCCGAAGGCCTCCAG
It contains:
- a CDS encoding LuxR C-terminal-related transcriptional regulator is translated as MCDIEVETYRRALRGELLEEDEPGLRNLLARGVLVANPFHHGIYVPTPPHYLETQLHASVLRTLSAAVEEFAQIPAFVRELEAEQQRHGQPFSPAASVHLRSVDAVNAETIRTTMGASREILTAQPGFRSTKVLKGALNRHMEPARRGVTVRTIYRASERSNANQSQWVAEVTAAGAEVRTLGESFPRLILVDRAHAFFEAFDEDGVLIPKTAWYSQDRAVCEVLALYFYTGWERADPWLPDAKDEPAGSTGAEHKTTKLQRTILRSVVAGRGYDQIGKDLGVSERTVSVHLSNLRTALGFKTLPQLAHWWATSPERLLS